In Methylacidiphilum infernorum V4, a single window of DNA contains:
- the ppsA gene encoding phosphoenolpyruvate synthase, which yields MNLPSQSTDKNQALLLWFDEINIKDVPLVGGKNASLGEMYSHLCSKGIKVPHGFATTAKAYRLFLSENKLEEELSRILSDLNPRDLENLRERGRKIRSLIIDCPLPKELEKEILMAYSKLSEEAKLEAVDVAVRSSATAEDLPGASFAGQQETYLNIRGRDNLLSSIKKCFASLFTDRAISYRTDMGFEHTKVALSVGVQRMVRSDLACSGVMFSIDTESGFNNVVLINSSYGLGENIVQGIVNPDEYYVFKPTLMKGYKPILQKRLGGKELKLVYDIGGEKIVKNVPVPPEERKKFSLTDEEILTLARWACIVEEHYSELNGRFTPMDMEWAKDGITGELFMLQARPETVHRGKTRNYIEFYRLKSTGPVLIEGRSVGEKIVHGKIKVIRNIGQIDQFKEGKILVTEKTDPDWEPIMKKARAIVTNRGGRTCHAAIVSRELGVPAIVGTERATEVLKDGMTVTVSCAEGDVGKVYEGEIPFEIEKVNLEEIPRPRTKIMMNVGNPEEAFDLSFLPNDGVGLAREEFILTNYVRIHPMALVHFEKLREGPDKEKIRVLTENYPRKTDFFVEKLAEGIGMIAAAFYPKEVIVRLSDFKTNEYANLIGGVDFEPQERNPMIGFRGASRYYNPRYQAGFALECQAIKKVRETFGLVNLKVMVPVVRTVEEGKRVIEEMEKNGLKKGENGLEIYMMCEIPSNVILAEEFCEVFDGFSIGSNDLTQLVLGLDRDSEIVAYLYDERNEAVKRMISSVIKTAKRKKRKIGICGEAPSNYPEFAEFLVREGIDSLSLSADVIIKTTLNILQLEKTLFGEQVPNR from the coding sequence ATGAATCTTCCTTCTCAATCCACTGATAAAAACCAGGCCTTACTTTTATGGTTTGACGAGATCAATATCAAGGATGTCCCGCTGGTAGGGGGTAAAAATGCTTCCCTTGGTGAGATGTATTCTCATCTTTGTTCTAAAGGGATAAAAGTTCCCCATGGTTTTGCCACGACGGCTAAAGCTTACCGGTTGTTCTTGTCCGAGAACAAACTTGAAGAGGAGCTTTCCCGAATCCTCTCCGATCTCAATCCGCGTGACCTTGAGAACTTGAGGGAAAGAGGAAGAAAGATCCGCTCTCTCATTATCGATTGTCCTTTACCCAAGGAGCTGGAAAAGGAAATACTCATGGCTTATTCAAAGCTCAGCGAGGAAGCCAAGCTTGAAGCGGTGGATGTTGCCGTTCGTTCTAGCGCAACCGCAGAGGACCTTCCCGGTGCCAGTTTCGCCGGTCAACAAGAGACTTATTTAAACATAAGAGGCAGGGATAATCTTTTGTCTTCGATCAAAAAATGCTTTGCCTCTTTGTTTACGGATAGAGCGATTTCTTATAGGACGGATATGGGTTTTGAACATACAAAAGTAGCCCTGTCTGTGGGTGTACAGCGCATGGTTCGGTCGGATCTCGCTTGTTCTGGGGTGATGTTTTCCATAGACACCGAGTCGGGATTTAATAACGTCGTTTTGATCAATTCCTCTTATGGATTGGGAGAAAATATCGTTCAAGGAATTGTCAATCCTGATGAATACTATGTTTTTAAACCCACCTTGATGAAAGGCTACAAGCCTATTTTACAAAAGAGATTGGGTGGCAAGGAACTAAAACTCGTTTACGATATCGGTGGAGAAAAAATCGTCAAAAACGTCCCCGTTCCTCCAGAGGAGAGGAAGAAATTTTCGTTAACCGACGAGGAAATCCTTACCCTTGCCCGGTGGGCTTGCATCGTTGAAGAACACTATTCAGAACTCAATGGAAGATTTACCCCGATGGACATGGAATGGGCAAAAGATGGTATAACGGGGGAGCTTTTTATGCTTCAAGCAAGGCCGGAAACGGTCCACAGGGGTAAAACGCGTAATTATATAGAATTTTATCGATTGAAAAGCACCGGCCCTGTGCTGATCGAAGGCAGAAGCGTAGGAGAAAAGATTGTTCATGGGAAAATTAAGGTCATAAGAAACATCGGACAGATTGACCAGTTCAAGGAGGGGAAAATTCTCGTTACCGAAAAGACCGACCCCGACTGGGAACCGATCATGAAGAAGGCAAGAGCGATAGTGACAAACCGGGGGGGAAGAACATGTCATGCGGCTATTGTCAGCCGAGAATTAGGTGTGCCGGCTATTGTAGGGACGGAACGGGCAACAGAAGTTCTCAAGGATGGCATGACCGTAACGGTAAGCTGTGCGGAGGGAGATGTAGGTAAGGTCTACGAAGGGGAGATTCCTTTTGAGATAGAAAAGGTAAACCTGGAAGAAATTCCCCGGCCTCGGACCAAGATCATGATGAACGTGGGAAATCCTGAAGAGGCCTTCGATCTCTCCTTTCTTCCCAATGATGGGGTAGGATTGGCCCGAGAAGAATTTATTTTGACCAATTATGTTCGAATCCATCCCATGGCCTTGGTTCATTTCGAAAAACTGAGGGAAGGTCCAGACAAGGAAAAAATTAGGGTGCTGACGGAAAATTATCCCCGTAAAACCGATTTCTTTGTAGAAAAGCTGGCCGAAGGCATTGGTATGATTGCTGCGGCTTTTTATCCCAAAGAAGTGATAGTTCGGTTAAGCGATTTTAAGACCAACGAATACGCCAACTTGATTGGGGGAGTGGATTTTGAACCCCAGGAACGCAACCCGATGATCGGTTTTCGAGGGGCATCGCGGTATTATAACCCGAGATACCAGGCAGGCTTTGCCTTAGAGTGCCAGGCCATTAAAAAGGTCAGAGAGACATTTGGGCTTGTAAACCTCAAGGTAATGGTTCCCGTGGTGAGGACGGTGGAAGAAGGAAAAAGGGTTATCGAGGAAATGGAAAAAAACGGGCTTAAAAAAGGAGAAAATGGCCTTGAAATTTACATGATGTGCGAGATCCCCAGCAATGTTATTCTGGCTGAAGAGTTTTGTGAAGTCTTTGATGGTTTTTCCATCGGTTCTAACGACTTGACCCAATTAGTCCTTGGATTGGATAGAGATTCCGAAATAGTGGCTTATCTATATGACGAACGTAACGAGGCGGTAAAACGCATGATTTCTTCTGTAATTAAGACGGCTAAAAGAAAAAAAAGAAAAATAGGGATCTGTGGGGAGGCCCCGAGTAATTATCCAGAATTTGCCGAATTCCTCGTGAGGGAAGGTATCGATAGTTTATCCTTAAGTGCGGATGTCATCATTAAGACTACTTTAAATATTTTGCAGTTAGAAAAAACTCTTTTCGGAGAGCAGGTTCCTAATCGCTAA